A region of uncultured Carboxylicivirga sp. DNA encodes the following proteins:
- a CDS encoding peptidoglycan DD-metalloendopeptidase family protein has translation MKKKTFFLIAIVVIILVPLTFLLVSRYQHPKSVVTEETLDSMDVVVVPEPELLYGIPLDSFVVEKERVKRNQFLADIFLKAGVDYPTINTIVERTKPVFDVRKIKVGNNYSLFLSQDTLHALEHFVYEIDNTDYMVVSLEDSIQVYRGVKETVRISKEASGVINSSLWNAMSDNNLNPLLAIELSEIFAWTVDFFGIEKGDYFKVYYDEEFVDSLSIGIGKVHGAQFHHRGKDFYAFNFEEDSVWNFFDENGQSLRKAFLKAPLKFSRISSRFSNSRLHPVLKIRRPHHGIDYAAPAGTPVYALGDGRIFAKGYQKNGGGNYLKIKHNSVYTTVYMHLQGFAKGISQGSYVRQGQLIGYVGSTGLATGPHLDFRVYKNGGPIDPLKVEAPSVEPVKEANMARFKSYIEPLKSKIDSIALQNL, from the coding sequence ATGAAGAAGAAGACTTTTTTTCTTATCGCTATAGTTGTAATAATTTTAGTTCCACTTACTTTTTTACTTGTCAGCAGATACCAACATCCTAAATCTGTAGTAACAGAAGAAACGCTGGATTCCATGGATGTTGTTGTGGTACCTGAACCAGAATTATTATATGGTATTCCATTAGACTCTTTTGTTGTTGAAAAAGAAAGAGTAAAACGCAATCAGTTTTTAGCCGATATATTTTTAAAAGCAGGTGTTGATTACCCAACTATTAATACAATTGTAGAAAGAACAAAACCCGTTTTTGATGTTAGAAAGATAAAGGTTGGGAATAACTATTCACTTTTTTTAAGTCAGGATACGCTGCATGCCCTGGAGCATTTCGTTTACGAAATTGACAATACCGATTATATGGTGGTCTCACTCGAAGATTCCATCCAGGTTTATCGCGGAGTAAAAGAGACCGTTCGCATCTCAAAAGAAGCTTCAGGAGTTATTAATTCTTCTTTATGGAATGCAATGTCTGATAATAATCTTAATCCTTTATTGGCTATTGAATTATCCGAAATATTTGCCTGGACAGTAGATTTCTTCGGCATTGAGAAAGGTGATTATTTTAAGGTGTATTACGATGAGGAATTTGTGGATAGTTTAAGCATTGGTATTGGCAAGGTTCATGGAGCTCAATTCCATCATAGAGGCAAAGATTTCTATGCTTTCAACTTCGAAGAAGATAGTGTCTGGAACTTCTTTGATGAAAACGGACAAAGTCTGCGTAAAGCATTCTTGAAAGCTCCACTTAAATTTTCACGAATCAGCAGTCGTTTTTCCAATAGTCGTTTACACCCGGTACTAAAAATTCGTAGACCTCATCATGGAATCGATTATGCTGCTCCTGCCGGAACTCCTGTTTATGCACTGGGAGATGGTCGTATTTTTGCCAAAGGATACCAGAAAAATGGTGGCGGAAATTACCTGAAGATTAAGCATAACAGTGTGTATACAACTGTTTACATGCATTTACAGGGCTTTGCCAAAGGTATTTCTCAAGGCTCTTATGTACGACAAGGGCAGTTAATTGGTTATGTTGGTTCAACGGGTCTTGCCACAGGTCCGCACCTGGATTTCAGAGTCTATAAAAATGGTGGTCCTATTGACCCGTTAAAAGTAGAAGCTCCTTCGGTAGAACCTGTAAAAGAAGCAAATATGGCTCGTTTCAAATCATATATCGAGCCGTTAAAATCAAAGATTGACAGTATAGCACTTCAAAATTTATAA
- a CDS encoding glycoside hydrolase family 2 TIM barrel-domain containing protein — protein MKKFLILFGILLLSGITNAQNVFQNIPNRKTTTLNGKWHYIVDVYESGYYNYRYEPRDQKEHPTNEAIFLDLKPNDRSDLHEYDFDTSPTLYVPGDWNSQEANLFYYEGTVWYRKTFDYEKTNADNRVFLNFGAVNYRADIYLNGKKLGFHEGGFTPFYFEVTNLLKEKENSIVVKVDNKRKKEAVPTLNTDWWNYGGITRDVDLIETQSTYIADYSIQLQKGNAGLIEGYISLNGDNKANQSITLSIPELKVDQTLTTNSEGMATIAIKAKNINYWSPEDPKLYAINLKHGNHNLNDKIGFRTIEVKGSDILINNKSVYLRGISIHEENPLGGRRAYCKEDAELLLGWAKELGCNFVRLAHYPHNEHMLRMADEMGIMVWEENPVYWTIPFENHKTYLLAEKQLKEVMMRDKNRASVIIWSMANETPRSEVRLEFLKNLAATARNMDDTRLISAALEKNRVEGKENTLGIDDPFMDYVDIISFNEYVGWYDGLPEKCERMHWEINYNKPVFISEYGGGALQGLHGDKLDRWSEEFQEDLYIKNIAMLRQIPQLRGMSPWILADFRSPRRMRPVIQDGWNRKGLISEKGTKKKAFFVLQKYYKEMMEKWSK, from the coding sequence ATGAAAAAATTCTTGATATTATTCGGGATTCTACTTTTATCTGGAATTACCAATGCACAAAACGTATTTCAGAATATCCCCAACAGAAAAACAACCACCCTTAATGGCAAATGGCATTATATTGTTGATGTTTATGAAAGTGGTTATTATAATTATCGATACGAACCCCGGGACCAGAAAGAACATCCTACCAATGAAGCCATTTTTCTCGATTTAAAACCCAACGATAGATCCGATCTACACGAATACGATTTCGACACCTCTCCCACCCTATATGTACCTGGCGATTGGAATTCACAGGAAGCAAACCTGTTTTATTACGAGGGAACCGTATGGTATCGTAAAACATTTGATTATGAAAAAACGAATGCCGACAACAGAGTATTTCTCAATTTCGGAGCAGTTAACTATCGTGCTGACATATATTTAAACGGTAAAAAACTGGGTTTTCACGAAGGTGGATTTACTCCTTTTTATTTCGAAGTAACTAATCTTTTGAAAGAAAAAGAAAACTCCATTGTGGTGAAAGTAGATAACAAACGTAAGAAAGAAGCGGTTCCTACTTTAAATACTGACTGGTGGAATTATGGTGGCATTACCCGCGATGTGGATTTGATCGAAACTCAATCGACCTATATTGCTGATTATTCAATTCAGCTTCAAAAAGGAAATGCAGGTTTGATTGAAGGATACATCAGTTTAAATGGAGATAACAAGGCAAATCAATCAATAACATTATCTATTCCTGAATTAAAGGTTGACCAAACCTTAACAACAAATAGCGAAGGCATGGCTACTATTGCGATTAAGGCAAAAAACATTAATTACTGGTCACCTGAAGATCCCAAGCTTTATGCCATTAATTTAAAGCACGGTAATCACAATTTGAATGATAAAATTGGTTTCAGAACAATTGAAGTAAAAGGCTCTGATATATTGATTAATAATAAAAGTGTTTACCTGAGAGGGATAAGTATTCATGAAGAAAATCCGTTGGGAGGCAGAAGAGCCTACTGCAAAGAAGATGCCGAATTACTTTTAGGATGGGCCAAAGAACTGGGCTGCAATTTTGTACGACTGGCTCATTATCCACATAACGAACATATGCTTCGTATGGCCGATGAAATGGGTATTATGGTTTGGGAAGAAAATCCGGTTTACTGGACAATTCCTTTTGAGAATCATAAAACTTATTTATTAGCAGAAAAACAGTTAAAAGAAGTGATGATGCGCGATAAGAACAGAGCTTCGGTAATTATCTGGTCCATGGCAAACGAAACACCTCGAAGTGAAGTGCGATTGGAATTTCTGAAAAACCTGGCTGCTACAGCACGTAATATGGATGATACCCGCCTGATAAGTGCTGCTTTGGAGAAAAACAGAGTAGAAGGAAAAGAAAACACATTGGGTATTGATGATCCTTTTATGGATTATGTCGATATCATCAGTTTTAACGAATATGTGGGTTGGTATGATGGATTGCCTGAAAAATGCGAACGGATGCATTGGGAAATTAATTATAACAAACCTGTATTTATCTCTGAGTACGGAGGTGGTGCTCTGCAAGGTCTTCATGGTGACAAGTTAGATCGTTGGTCGGAAGAATTCCAGGAAGACCTTTATATAAAAAACATTGCCATGCTTCGCCAGATTCCTCAGTTGAGGGGTATGTCACCATGGATTCTGGCCGACTTCCGTTCCCCACGTCGTATGCGCCCTGTAATTCAGGATGGATGGAATCGCAAAGGTTTAATATCTGAGAAAGGAACCAAGAAAAAAGCCTTCTTTGTTCTGCAGAAATATTATAAAGAAATGATGGAGAAGTGGAGTAAATAA
- a CDS encoding YitT family protein encodes MTTNKILSELRSYLMLTIGLAIGTLGWTGFLIPAKIVGGGLTGASTILFFLFGWDVGLTSLVINIALILIAMKVLGASFGIKTIYCVLVFSGLLSLMRPFFDAPIVSELMMNAIIGGILGGLGAGIVFVNGGSTGGVDIIAMIINKYKNISLGRLLLAMDVIIISSSYFLVQTSSIETVVYGFMTMAIVAYTVDLVISGNKQTVQFFIISTKPEEIQKSVIFDANRGLTILHGTGGYSGEDRKVLMVIAKKSDTQMILKVVKQIDADAFITVGTVMGVYGQGFDKIKI; translated from the coding sequence ATGACTACTAATAAAATATTATCTGAGCTTAGGAGCTATTTGATGTTAACTATCGGATTAGCCATTGGAACTCTTGGGTGGACCGGATTTCTAATTCCGGCTAAAATAGTAGGGGGTGGCTTAACAGGAGCTTCAACCATTCTATTCTTTCTTTTTGGCTGGGATGTTGGTTTAACATCGCTTGTGATCAACATAGCCCTTATTCTTATTGCAATGAAAGTACTTGGTGCCTCTTTTGGCATAAAAACGATTTATTGTGTACTTGTTTTCTCAGGGCTGTTATCTTTAATGAGACCCTTTTTTGATGCACCCATCGTCTCTGAATTAATGATGAATGCCATTATTGGTGGTATTTTAGGTGGATTAGGTGCAGGGATTGTATTTGTTAATGGCGGAAGCACTGGTGGAGTAGACATTATTGCCATGATCATAAATAAATATAAAAACATCAGTTTAGGACGCCTGCTACTTGCAATGGATGTTATTATTATCTCCTCTTCATATTTTCTAGTCCAGACTTCATCTATCGAAACAGTTGTTTATGGTTTTATGACCATGGCCATTGTAGCCTATACCGTCGATTTAGTTATCTCAGGAAACAAACAAACCGTTCAGTTCTTCATAATATCAACCAAACCCGAAGAGATACAAAAATCAGTAATTTTTGATGCCAACAGAGGTCTTACTATACTTCATGGTACTGGTGGATATTCCGGAGAAGATCGCAAAGTACTAATGGTTATTGCAAAAAAAAGCGATACTCAAATGATACTTAAAGTTGTGAAGCAGATTGATGCCGACGCATTTATTACTGTTGGTACTGTTATGGGAGTTTACGGACAAGGCTTTGATAAAATTAAAATATAA
- the purN gene encoding phosphoribosylglycinamide formyltransferase yields the protein MKKIVLFASGSGSNVENIAKYFEDKGSVEIKGVFCNNPNAYVIERCANLGISCRVFSRNEFRDNFEILNELRELKPDLIVLAGFLWLIPSAYIHAFSDKIINIHPALLPKYGGKGMYGHHVHQSVVDNKETESGITIHFVNEHYDEGQIIKQVSCNVEPSDSADDVAAKVHELEYKYFPQTIDELLNA from the coding sequence ATGAAAAAGATAGTGCTTTTTGCATCGGGGTCGGGATCGAATGTAGAAAACATTGCAAAATATTTTGAAGACAAGGGTTCGGTCGAAATAAAAGGAGTGTTTTGTAATAACCCAAATGCCTATGTTATTGAGCGTTGCGCCAATTTGGGTATATCTTGTAGGGTGTTCAGTCGAAATGAATTCAGGGATAACTTTGAGATTTTGAATGAGTTACGAGAACTAAAACCGGATTTAATTGTTCTTGCCGGATTCTTATGGTTAATACCTTCGGCATACATTCATGCATTTTCTGATAAAATTATCAATATTCATCCTGCACTTTTACCAAAATATGGCGGTAAGGGAATGTATGGTCATCATGTTCATCAGTCAGTGGTTGATAATAAAGAAACAGAGTCGGGGATAACAATTCATTTTGTGAATGAGCATTATGATGAAGGTCAGATTATTAAGCAGGTTAGTTGTAATGTTGAACCTTCTGATTCGGCTGATGATGTTGCTGCCAAAGTACATGAGTTGGAATATAAGTATTTCCCTCAAACAATTGATGAATTGTTGAATGCATAG
- the leuS gene encoding leucine--tRNA ligase: protein MEYNFKELEQKWQKFWNDNQIYKVEVDNSRPKYYVLDMFPYPSGAGLHVGHPLGYIASDIYSRYKRLNGFNVLHPMGYDAYGLPAEQYAIQTGQHPAITTEKNIARYREQLDKIGFCYDWDREVKTCEPDYYKWTQWAFIQMFNHYYCNQAKQARPISELVEAFTQTGTDGLNVACSDELVFTADEWKAKSDKEQQEILLNYRLAYLADTMVNWCPALGTVLANDEVKEGVSVRGGHPVEQKVMRQWSLRVSAYAERLLTGLDNVDWSDSLKEIQRNWIGRSEGAEMTFKVKESDVEMEIFTTRADTVYGVTFMVLAPESELVDQLTSPEQRAAVDDYIEETKKRTERERLAEVKKVSGVFSGAYAINPLTKEEIPVWISDYVLAGYGTGAIMAVPAHDSRDFAFAKHFDLPIRQVVIPEGGEATDPATWDDSIDSKEGTMVNSGILDGLSVKEGIAKTKEYIAEEGIGKVKVNYRLRDAIFSRQRYWGEPFPVYYKDDMPYMLDESKLPLTLPEIDKYLPTEQGEPPLGRAKNWQTEDGYPLELNTMPGFAGSSAYYIRYMDPKNDTALVGKEANEYWQDVDLYIGGTEHATGHLIYSRFWNKFLYDLGAVIKDEPYKKLINQGMIQGRSNFVYRLKGSNTFVSYNLRKDYDVTEIHVDVNIVRNDELDLEAFKKWSPDYANAEFILENGKYICGWAVEKMSKSMYNVVNPDDIIEEYGADTLRLYEMFLGPLEQSKPWDTNGIDGVHKFLKKTWRLFYNGDQLVVSDEKATPDELKVLHRTIKKITDDVERFSFNTCVSAFMICVNDLNDLKCNKREILEPLLALLAPFAPHIAEELWSQLGNTTSVVDAQWPELIESHLVESTVTYPVSFNGKMRFKIDLPADMNPKEVEQAVLAHPTANKWIEGKTIRKIIVVPKKIINIVVG from the coding sequence ATGGAATACAATTTTAAGGAACTGGAACAAAAGTGGCAGAAATTCTGGAACGACAATCAAATATACAAAGTAGAGGTTGATAACAGCCGCCCTAAATATTATGTATTGGATATGTTTCCTTATCCTTCGGGAGCCGGCCTGCACGTTGGTCACCCACTGGGCTACATCGCTTCCGACATTTACAGCCGCTATAAGCGATTAAACGGATTTAATGTATTGCACCCAATGGGATACGATGCTTATGGATTACCCGCTGAGCAATATGCTATTCAAACAGGGCAACACCCGGCTATTACTACCGAAAAAAACATTGCCCGTTACCGCGAACAGCTCGATAAAATTGGATTCTGTTACGATTGGGATCGCGAAGTAAAAACCTGCGAACCGGATTATTACAAATGGACACAGTGGGCATTTATTCAAATGTTCAACCACTATTACTGCAACCAGGCTAAGCAAGCCCGCCCAATTAGCGAATTAGTTGAAGCTTTTACACAAACTGGAACAGATGGTTTGAATGTGGCATGTAGCGATGAGTTGGTATTTACAGCCGACGAGTGGAAAGCTAAATCAGACAAAGAGCAACAGGAAATATTATTAAACTACCGCTTGGCTTACCTGGCCGATACCATGGTAAACTGGTGTCCGGCATTAGGTACAGTATTGGCCAACGATGAAGTGAAAGAAGGTGTTTCAGTTCGCGGTGGTCACCCGGTTGAGCAAAAAGTGATGCGCCAATGGTCATTACGTGTTTCGGCTTATGCCGAACGTCTTTTAACCGGATTGGACAATGTGGATTGGAGCGATTCTTTGAAAGAAATACAGCGCAACTGGATTGGTCGTTCCGAAGGTGCTGAGATGACTTTTAAAGTAAAAGAATCGGATGTTGAGATGGAAATCTTTACCACCCGCGCCGACACTGTTTACGGAGTTACCTTTATGGTGTTAGCTCCAGAGAGTGAATTGGTTGATCAGTTAACCTCACCTGAGCAACGAGCCGCTGTCGACGACTATATTGAAGAGACTAAAAAACGTACTGAACGTGAGCGTTTGGCTGAAGTAAAAAAAGTAAGTGGTGTATTTTCCGGAGCATATGCAATCAATCCATTAACTAAAGAAGAAATTCCGGTTTGGATCAGCGATTATGTATTGGCAGGCTACGGAACAGGCGCTATCATGGCTGTTCCAGCCCACGACTCGCGTGACTTTGCTTTTGCTAAACATTTCGATTTACCTATCCGTCAGGTAGTGATTCCGGAAGGAGGCGAAGCTACCGATCCTGCAACCTGGGACGATTCTATCGATTCGAAAGAAGGCACCATGGTTAACTCGGGCATTTTAGATGGTCTGAGTGTTAAAGAAGGCATTGCAAAAACCAAAGAATATATTGCAGAAGAAGGTATTGGTAAAGTAAAAGTAAACTATCGCCTGCGTGATGCTATTTTCAGTCGCCAGCGATACTGGGGTGAGCCTTTCCCTGTATACTACAAGGACGATATGCCTTATATGCTGGATGAGTCGAAATTACCATTAACCTTACCTGAAATAGATAAATACTTACCTACCGAGCAAGGTGAGCCACCATTGGGACGTGCTAAAAACTGGCAAACCGAAGATGGTTATCCTTTGGAATTGAATACAATGCCTGGCTTTGCCGGATCATCAGCTTACTACATCCGTTACATGGATCCAAAGAATGATACTGCCTTGGTGGGTAAAGAAGCTAACGAATATTGGCAGGATGTTGACTTGTATATCGGTGGAACCGAGCATGCTACCGGTCACTTGATCTATTCTCGTTTCTGGAACAAGTTTTTATACGATTTAGGTGCTGTAATTAAAGACGAACCATACAAAAAACTGATCAATCAGGGAATGATCCAGGGAAGATCTAACTTTGTGTATCGCTTAAAAGGAAGCAACACCTTTGTATCATATAATTTGCGAAAAGATTACGACGTAACAGAAATTCATGTTGATGTTAACATCGTTCGCAACGACGAGTTGGATCTGGAAGCCTTTAAAAAATGGAGTCCTGATTATGCCAATGCTGAGTTTATCCTTGAAAACGGAAAATATATTTGCGGATGGGCTGTTGAGAAGATGTCAAAGTCGATGTACAACGTAGTTAATCCTGATGACATCATTGAAGAGTATGGAGCCGACACATTGCGTTTATACGAAATGTTCTTGGGTCCTTTGGAGCAAAGTAAGCCTTGGGACACCAACGGAATTGACGGTGTTCATAAATTCCTTAAGAAAACATGGCGTTTATTCTACAATGGCGATCAATTGGTTGTAAGCGATGAAAAAGCTACTCCAGATGAATTAAAAGTATTGCACCGCACTATCAAGAAGATTACGGATGATGTGGAACGCTTCTCGTTCAACACTTGTGTTAGTGCCTTTATGATCTGTGTGAACGATTTAAATGATCTTAAATGTAACAAACGCGAGATTCTGGAGCCATTATTGGCATTATTAGCTCCTTTTGCTCCTCATATTGCAGAAGAACTATGGAGCCAATTAGGAAATACAACATCGGTTGTAGATGCACAATGGCCTGAATTAATCGAAAGTCATCTGGTTGAGTCAACCGTTACATACCCGGTTTCATTTAACGGTAAAATGCGTTTTAAAATAGATCTTCCTGCAGATATGAATCCTAAGGAAGTCGAACAAGCTGTATTGGCACATCCAACAGCCAATAAATGGATTGAAGGTAAAACCATTCGCAAAATAATTGTCGTTCCTAAAAAGATCATCAACATTGTTGTAGGTTAA
- the rnc gene encoding ribonuclease III, which produces MIKPLLHIIKLLPFRGKKFYGFIRNTTGLNPSSIELYEQAMIHKSAMLKDAHTKRYMNNERLEYLGDAILGSIVAEVLYEYFPHKNEGFLTKTRSRIVNRSLLNSVALEMDLHKWVKTQSLLDVSQTSILGDALEALIGAVYLDKGYIKCKQFVSEKIINHYIDLPKIAREDNNYKSLLIEWGQKQKKTVNFITEELHNFEETAIKFKAKALIDEELFGEGEGYSKKEAQQNAAHQALEHIEMT; this is translated from the coding sequence TTGATTAAACCACTTTTGCACATTATAAAACTTCTTCCTTTTCGAGGGAAGAAGTTTTATGGTTTTATCCGAAACACTACAGGATTAAACCCTTCCAGCATAGAACTTTATGAGCAAGCCATGATTCATAAATCGGCTATGCTTAAGGACGCACATACCAAACGATACATGAACAATGAACGCCTGGAATATTTGGGCGATGCCATTTTGGGTTCCATTGTTGCGGAAGTATTGTATGAGTATTTTCCACATAAAAATGAAGGTTTTTTAACGAAGACCCGCTCTCGCATTGTTAACCGCTCATTGCTTAACTCTGTTGCCTTAGAAATGGATCTGCACAAATGGGTTAAAACACAATCGTTGCTCGATGTTTCTCAGACAAGCATTTTGGGAGATGCCCTCGAAGCTCTTATTGGAGCCGTTTATCTCGATAAAGGTTATATCAAGTGCAAACAGTTTGTTTCTGAGAAAATAATCAATCATTACATTGACTTGCCTAAGATTGCCCGGGAGGATAACAATTATAAATCATTATTAATCGAATGGGGGCAAAAACAAAAGAAGACCGTTAACTTCATCACGGAAGAATTGCACAACTTTGAGGAAACAGCTATAAAATTTAAAGCAAAAGCATTAATTGACGAAGAATTGTTTGGCGAAGGTGAAGGTTATTCGAAGAAAGAAGCACAACAAAATGCAGCTCACCAAGCCCTGGAACATATTGAAATGACCTGA
- a CDS encoding helix-turn-helix transcriptional regulator, translating to MNQKPIGTRIAELRKEKGLTQSEVVEKCNANIRTLQRIESNQVHPRMYTVRALLKAMEYDLDVLNEPNESNLSSSLKQKVTNFFDQAGLMFNQNKSIMKKVMFSLLFGAIAVFIISMGMTTKNKYHEPDYLIGTWQLVKIGSTEISTNDAFTRYMKFDGNLFVSFNKKGSLYNGGKYLADDDGNIVTIHAYNGKLCNNSNYYTYEINKDTMTFKGMFLRPTGNNSYHSSSIDEVWVKVEDIKLNNKKSPIADLIIY from the coding sequence ATGAATCAAAAACCTATCGGAACCCGAATTGCAGAACTCAGAAAAGAAAAAGGACTCACCCAATCCGAAGTAGTTGAAAAGTGCAATGCAAACATCAGAACACTTCAACGAATTGAATCGAATCAGGTACATCCTCGCATGTATACAGTGCGGGCTCTTCTGAAAGCAATGGAATATGATTTGGATGTTTTAAATGAACCTAACGAATCAAACCTTTCATCCAGTCTAAAACAAAAGGTGACTAACTTTTTTGATCAGGCAGGTCTCATGTTTAATCAAAACAAAAGTATTATGAAAAAAGTAATGTTTTCTCTTCTGTTTGGAGCCATCGCTGTATTTATCATTAGCATGGGGATGACCACGAAAAACAAGTATCATGAACCGGACTACTTAATTGGCACATGGCAATTAGTTAAAATTGGATCTACTGAAATATCAACAAATGATGCATTTACCAGATACATGAAATTTGACGGTAACTTATTTGTCTCATTCAATAAAAAAGGCAGCCTATATAACGGCGGTAAATATCTGGCTGACGATGACGGAAATATTGTTACCATTCATGCTTATAATGGAAAACTATGCAACAATTCAAATTATTACACCTATGAAATTAATAAAGATACCATGACATTTAAAGGCATGTTTCTTAGGCCCACAGGTAATAATTCCTATCACAGTAGTTCTATAGACGAAGTTTGGGTAAAAGTAGAAGATATAAAACTGAATAATAAAAAGTCTCCAATAGCGGATTTAATCATTTATTAA
- a CDS encoding acyl carrier protein, with product MSDIASRVKAIIVDKLGVDETEVAPEASFTNDLGADSLDTVELIMEFEKEFNIAIPDDQAENIGTVGDAIAYIEENAK from the coding sequence ATGTCAGACATTGCATCAAGAGTAAAAGCAATTATCGTAGACAAGTTGGGAGTTGACGAAACTGAAGTTGCACCAGAAGCTAGTTTCACCAATGATTTGGGTGCTGACTCTCTTGACACTGTAGAATTGATTATGGAATTTGAAAAAGAATTCAACATTGCAATTCCAGACGATCAAGCTGAGAATATCGGAACTGTAGGTGACGCTATTGCTTACATTGAAGAGAACGCTAAGTAA
- the fabF gene encoding beta-ketoacyl-ACP synthase II — MELKRVVVTGLGAITPIGNTVEEYWNSLINGVSGCAPITQFDASKFKTQFACEVKGYNANDYFDRKEVRKLDLYAQYAMIAADQAVADSGVDPEKLDADRVGVIWGAGIGGLLTFLQEVTGFAQGDGTPRFSPFFIPKMIADIAPGHISMKYGFRGPNFGTVSACASSTNAIGEAYNLIRLGKADMFVTGGSEAAINQAGVGGFNSMQALSTRNDDPTTASRPFDKGRDGFVMGEGGASLIIEEYEHAIKRGAKIYCEIVGAGMTADAHHLTAPHPEGLGAKKVMMNALEDNGTDPNEVDYINVHGTATPLGDVAETKAIKEVFGDHAYDLNISSTKSMTGHLLGAAGAVESIACILAIKNGIVPPTINHFEDDPEIDNKLNFTFNKAQKREVKVALSNTFGFGGHNASVVFKAL, encoded by the coding sequence ATGGAGTTAAAAAGAGTTGTTGTTACGGGACTAGGAGCCATTACGCCGATCGGCAACACAGTAGAAGAATACTGGAATAGCTTGATAAATGGAGTAAGTGGCTGTGCCCCTATTACTCAATTTGACGCCTCCAAGTTCAAAACTCAGTTCGCTTGCGAAGTAAAAGGCTATAACGCCAATGATTATTTTGATCGCAAAGAGGTTAGGAAACTTGACCTCTATGCCCAGTACGCTATGATTGCTGCCGACCAGGCGGTAGCCGATTCAGGAGTTGATCCTGAGAAATTGGATGCTGATCGTGTTGGCGTAATCTGGGGTGCCGGCATTGGCGGCTTGCTTACATTCTTGCAAGAAGTTACAGGATTTGCTCAAGGGGACGGAACTCCACGTTTCAGCCCTTTCTTCATTCCGAAAATGATTGCTGATATTGCTCCGGGTCATATTTCTATGAAATATGGTTTCCGCGGTCCTAATTTCGGCACTGTTTCGGCATGTGCATCTTCTACTAACGCCATTGGCGAAGCGTATAATCTTATTCGTTTAGGCAAAGCTGACATGTTTGTTACAGGAGGTTCTGAAGCCGCAATTAATCAAGCCGGTGTGGGTGGATTTAATTCAATGCAGGCTTTGTCAACCCGTAATGACGATCCAACGACAGCGTCGCGACCTTTTGATAAAGGACGTGATGGTTTTGTGATGGGAGAAGGAGGTGCTTCTTTGATTATTGAAGAATACGAGCACGCAATTAAGCGGGGAGCCAAAATCTACTGTGAAATAGTAGGTGCTGGCATGACTGCTGATGCACATCACTTAACAGCCCCACATCCTGAGGGATTGGGTGCCAAGAAAGTTATGATGAATGCGTTAGAAGACAACGGTACAGATCCGAATGAAGTAGATTACATCAATGTACATGGTACAGCTACTCCACTAGGTGATGTTGCCGAAACCAAGGCCATCAAAGAGGTTTTTGGTGATCATGCTTACGACTTGAACATCAGTTCAACAAAGTCTATGACTGGTCACTTGTTAGGAGCTGCAGGAGCTGTTGAATCAATAGCTTGTATTTTAGCTATTAAAAATGGCATCGTACCTCCAACAATCAACCACTTTGAAGATGATCCTGAGATTGATAACAAACTTAATTTCACTTTCAACAAAGCACAGAAACGTGAAGTAAAAGTTGCCTTATCAAACACTTTCGGATTTGGTGGTCATAACGCATCCGTGGTATTTAAAGCTTTGTAA